In a genomic window of Mucilaginibacter sp. KACC 22063:
- a CDS encoding DUF1304 domain-containing protein, with protein MVYLSVIFTIAVIIEHCYILWMEMFAWETAGKRVFSTSLPQELFTPTKRFAANQGLYNGFLVAGLVWSFLIENPEWAINIRLFFLGCVAVAGIFGALTASKKIFVVQAMPALLAMLFVWLAR; from the coding sequence ATGGTTTATTTATCAGTTATTTTCACTATCGCCGTTATAATAGAGCATTGCTACATTTTGTGGATGGAAATGTTTGCTTGGGAAACTGCGGGTAAAAGAGTGTTTTCAACATCTTTGCCCCAAGAACTGTTTACGCCAACGAAGCGTTTTGCAGCCAACCAGGGCCTTTACAATGGCTTCCTGGTCGCTGGCTTGGTCTGGTCATTTTTAATTGAAAATCCGGAGTGGGCAATCAATATCCGTTTGTTCTTTTTAGGATGTGTAGCTGTAGCAGGAATTTTCGGTGCGCTTACGGCATCAAAAAAGATTTTTGTGGTACAGGCAATGCCGGCATTGCTGGCCATGTTGTTCGTCTGGTTAGCCAGATAA
- a CDS encoding antibiotic biosynthesis monooxygenase family protein has product MSVKVINVLQCTSDAEETFEQELKRLVDFSVNEAGCLSYEIYQPKDHKGEYIMIEEWQTEDDFNHHQCSPQYVHFKRISPVMQNKPAEMYQLIRLV; this is encoded by the coding sequence ATGAGTGTTAAAGTAATTAATGTTTTGCAATGCACATCAGATGCAGAGGAAACGTTTGAGCAGGAGCTGAAAAGGTTAGTCGATTTTTCAGTAAACGAGGCAGGTTGCTTATCCTATGAAATTTACCAGCCTAAAGACCACAAGGGAGAATACATTATGATTGAAGAGTGGCAAACGGAGGATGATTTTAATCATCACCAATGTTCGCCGCAATATGTGCATTTCAAACGCATTTCACCTGTTATGCAAAATAAACCTGCCGA